The sequence CCTGCTCGACCACCCGGCCGTGACCCGACGCATCACCTCACCCGGCGTCGTCGGATGGAACGCCCTGCACCTGGCCGCACTGGATGACGCCCTGGGCGACGACATCACCGACGCCCAGCACCACCTTCTGTCCCTGGCCTGCAGCCTGGGCAGCCGCGGACTGCTCCCGGCCTGCCTCCGCCAAGCCCTGTGGGGCATGTGGGAGACCCCGGACACGGCCGGCCTGGTGCTCGGCGCGATCCGGACCGCCCTGGGCGGTGATCGCCGGTGACCACGGGGATCGCAGCCGCGCTGCCCGAGGCCGGCGGGCTGCTGATCATGGCGCTGATCGTCGCTGGCGGGCACGCGGTGCGGGTGCTGGCCGGTCGGGCACGCCGTGCGGCCGCCGCCCGGCGGGCTGATCGGGCGGCCCGGGTGGCGGCCCGGCAGGCGCGGCGGGCCGCTGCCGACCGGGCGTGGCACGACCGCCTGGCCGCGCTGCTCGACGAGCACCAGCCGGCGGGAGGTGCGCGCCGATGAAGGTGTTCGCCTCGCATTTCTGGGCCGGGTCCGGATGGTGGACGGCGCCGATCCACCCGCTGTGGCTGGCGGCCGCGCTGCTGCTGTTCGCGGGCGCGCTCCGGGCCGCCGTGGTGGTGCGCCGCCGGCGGACCCGCCGCCTGAACGAGCACTGGGCGTCCGTGACCGCCGCCCTCGCCGTCCGGCCGCGCCATCACGACCTGTCGACCTGGGCGGTCGTCGCGATCACCGTGGCGGTGTCGGTACCGGTCAGCGCGGTGATCGGCGCGGTGGTGGCGCTGATCGCGGTCACCGTGGCCGGTGCGGGCCGGGGCGACCCCTGGGCCCGTGCCGCCCGCGTGGCGGGCCTGACCCGCGACGTCCGCGACGCCCTGGACCTCGCCCGCCCCAGCACCACCGCCCACGACCAGACCGAGCAGAGAGGACAGCAGCAATGATTCTGCTGATCGTCGCGGCAGCCTGCCTGGTGGTCGCCGCGCTCGCGGCCGCCGTGCGCCGGGGCCTCCTCAGCACCGCCGCCGCCGAGGACCGGCACGAGGGCTGGGACATGCACACCGGGGAGTTGTCGGCGCTGCGCGTCGAGCTGACGCAGGACCTGCCCGCCTCAGCCCTGCCGTGGCCGGAGCCGGTCGACGGCGAACGCTGGCCGGAGCCCGTGACCGGACGTACGGCGCCCGCTGGCGGGGTGTACCGCTCGGCTCCGGTGCCCGTCGTGGACACGGGCCGGCGCCGGGCGGAGCCGCCGGACGACGGCACCGGCCAGTGGGCCGCCGCGAACCCAGCCACAGCAGGCGTCAATCCGTGGTTCGCGCAGCACGTGGCCAGGTCGACGGCCCGGGGCGGGTCGTGGTGACCGCCGGTACGCCCGGGTGGCCGCGCCGTGCGGCCACCCGGGCCCCGGCCCCACCGGCGGAGCTCGCCGGCGCGGCCGGCGCACGCGCACAGGTGTGGATCGCGGTCGCCCGTGCCGGTGTCACCGCCCACAAGATCCGGCCGACGACCGACGACAAGCAGCGCCGGACGGTGTGCGGCCGGTTCGTCAGCTCCGCCGAGCGGGAGCAGGGCCAGGTGCTCGCGGCCGCCGTGGTCGCCGAGCGCTACCGCGCGGCCTGGTGCCCGCACTGCTGGCCATCACCCCAGACACAGACAGAGGTGAGCCGATGACGGCCAACCTGCCGGTGTACGGCGTGCGGGAGATCCCGGACGGCCTGGCCACGGTGACGATGCTGCGCCGGATGCGCCGCAAGCCCGCACCCGACCAGGCCCCGGCCGGCATCCTCCGCTACAGCCGCGGCAAGGACACCACGCACCTGTTCACGGTCGCCGACACCGTGGCGATGCGGCCGCTGACCGCCCGGCAGCGGGCGGCGGCCGAGGCCAGCCGCGTCTACCCCCGGCACTGCGAGGTGTGCGGGTGGGACGCCGGCGGGCCGCTGCCGTCGAACGGCCGTGGCGCGCACCGGTGCCCGGCCTGCGACGCCGAGGACCGCTACGACCAAGTCCGCGCCTGGCGCGCCCAGCAGCGGTCCGAGGCCTCCGCCTGGGCCGCCGAGGCACTCGCTGACCCGACCGCCATGGTGGTGGCGACCCGGTCGATCGACCTGGCCCCCGCCGGGCCGGGGCAGACGGTGAAGCGGACCGCCGTCGCCGAACTCGTCGTCGTGTCGCTCGCCGATCCGGCGGTGGACCGGCTGCACATCACGTTGATCCCGGACCGGCGGCCGAAACGCAAGCGGGACCTGCCGGCCGGCGGCCGGCTCGTCGAGGCCGCCGCGCCGGGCGTGGCGGCCTGGGTGACCGGTCGGCGGGTCGTGGCCTGGTCGGAGTGGGAGGTCTCCGCCCTGGACTGGGACCTGCGGGACGCCGGAGTCCAGCCACCCCGGCCGGGGACGCGGCTGATCTACCTGCCGCGTCTGCGGGCGATGAGCCACCAGTACAGCCAGTGGTGCGGACACATCGGGTCGGCCGGCGTGGTCGACCAGTCGCGGCCGCCGGGCGGCCCGGTGGAGGAAGTCGACTGGATCGTCGACACGCTGCGCCGGATGGCCGCCTCACCGGTTCGGGGAGTCAGCCAGTGACCGGGCAGACCCAGCCGGCGCTGTGGCGGGTGCCGCCGGAGACCCGGACGGCGCTCGAGTCACCGGAGTTGCTGGTCGACCTGGCGGCCGCGATCGAGTCGGCGGACGCCGCAGCAGCGGGTGAGAGCCGCTGGTCGCGGGCGGTCGCCGCCGCTGGTCGGGTCCGCGATGTGCTGCGGGCCCGGATGGTGCCGGAGGCCGCGCCCCGGTCCTGCCAGTCGCCGGCCCTGCTGCGCGTCGCGGAGGAACGGCTCCGGCAGATCGAACGCAAGCGGTACGACGCCGTCCACGATGACCAGCGCACGTCCGGCCAGCTGTGGCAGATGGCGTGCTGGTGGGCCGATCCGGAGTCGACCTGGCTCGACTGGCCGTACGTCGATGGCTATCCGGAGCACGGTGACCGCGTCGCCGACCTCGTGCGTGCCGCCGCCCTGCTGACGGCCGAGGCGGACCGGATGCTGCGGCTCAGAGCCCAGGGACTGGCGTGACCGCGCGCCCGCCGGCCCGGCCGGACCTGCCTCCGGTGCTGTGCCTGGACTGCGCGACGCCGCTCACCGACCCCAAAGCGCGGGCGCGTCGGGTCGGATCGCTGTGCTGGCGGCGCCGGCGGGCCGAGGCCCGCCGCCAGGAACAGGCGGCGGCCGCCTCGGTGCTCCCCGACCCGGTGCGGGTGCGTGGCGGCCGCGACGCCGGCCACGACGGACCAACGCTCGTCGACCCGGCCGGCGTCATCGAGGAGGCATCCCGGTGACCCGCCGCACCCCGGCCCGGTCGCGGGTACCGCCGCACCTCCACCAGGCCACACGAGATCTGCCGGCGGACCACCGTGGCCGCCGGGTCTGTGTCGTGTGCGGGCTGCTCGGCGAGCCGGGCGACGCGCACCACCCGATCACCCTGCCAACCACCCCGGTGTCCCCGGTCCTCGCCGCCGCTGCGGCGGCTCGGGACGCCGCGATCTTGGGAGAACGAGATGCCGATTGAGGATGACGAGTTCGAGACGGCGTACCGGGCCGCGATGGCTGCCCGGCCGGGTCAGGCCGTCTACCCGGACGACGTCCGCAGGTCACTCGGCCAGGCCCGGCGGCCCGCCCTCCGGACGCCGGCACCGGTCCGGCCCGCCCCCGTCAAGCCGGTGGCCCGGCCGGCCGTCGCCGAACCGGCGCCAGCGTCGCCGGCGGCCGCCGTGGCGTCGACGGGCGTCGAGCGCGCGGGTTGGCTCGGCCGGCGCTGGCGGTGGCACGCCACGGTGATCACTCCGTCCGGCGACGAGCACACCGTCACCGGCCACGCGTGGCGCTGGGCGACGGCGTGTGACCGCGCTGCCCGGGTCGCGCAGATCCTGCTGACGCAGGTGACCGATGGGTGACCCGACCAAGCCCGCGCGACAGGAGCTGGGGACTGAGGTCTGGGTGCACAGCACGTGGGACCACCTCATCAGGGTCCGCGACCACCTAGGGCTGATCGGCCTCCTCGTCGTGCCGACCACCAAGGCTGGCAAGCCAGCACCGGTCGATCCGCAGCTCATCAGCAAGGGCCGGTACTCCTGGCACGGCCGCTACCACCTGACCGGAGGCGGCGGTGCGTAACCGCGACCTCCGGCGTGTGCAGCAGGACTTGGCCGCCCGGCGGGCCCGGACACCGGCCGAGGCCGCCGAGCGTGCCCACCGTGGTGCCGCGCTGGTGCGGCGGGCGCTCGCCGGCGAACCGGTCCCGGACCCACCGCAGGCGACCGCCGGGCCTCGGCCGGCCCGGCCGCCGGTGCTGGACGAACTGGTGTCCTGCGCGGGCTGCTACCGGCCGCACGTCGGCGAGCCGGGCTCGCTGTGCGAGGCCTGCGCCGGCGCGCAGCCGGTGCGACTGGACGACATCGAGACGGGAGTGGGCTGAGTGACGAGTCAGCAGGATGTGGAGGCGGCGGTCCGGGCCGAGCTCGGCCGCCTCGCCTGCGACGCCGTTCAGGCGCTCCGCCGGGTCGGCGTGCCGGTGCCGGTGATGCCCGGCACGGCGGCCGCCGCCAACGAGGTGGAGGCGCTGCGCGCGCAGGTCGCCCGCCTGACTGAGCAGCGGACCGCCCTTATCCGGCTATGCCAGCAGATCCTCGACAGGTGCGGCGGGCAACTTGGCGGGCCGTTCCTGCTGCTCGCCGTGGCCGAGGGCTGGCGGCGGCAACTGGCCGAGGCGTCTGCCGACGACCCGCCGCCCGACTGAGTCCATCGCCCTTGCCCAGCTGCTGTTCTCCGTGGCCCGGCCTGCCGAAACGGCGGGCCGG comes from Solwaraspora sp. WMMD792 and encodes:
- a CDS encoding DUF6011 domain-containing protein gives rise to the protein MTARPPARPDLPPVLCLDCATPLTDPKARARRVGSLCWRRRRAEARRQEQAAAASVLPDPVRVRGGRDAGHDGPTLVDPAGVIEEASR